The DNA window CTTATCAATCGTGGACTGCACCGCCCGCTGCACTTTCTGGAGCTGTTCCACTACCGCCCGGAAATTCGCTTCCACCTGATCGGCAATGCGATTGGCTTCGTCCTCCGTCATGTCATCCCGTTGGGCCAGCAGCGCCACAAAGGTAGACCGATCGAAATGGGAGACGCGATCGCCTAGGCTACTCAGCCCTGCCCGAGGATCCTGCAACAAAAGCTGTAAATCGCGCTTAATGCCTTCAGGATTGAGCTCCTCTTTTTCCGTGTGGCGCAGATAGCTTTCCAGGTTGGCTTCAAAGTCCACCGCCTGTTGCTGTACCCGATTAGCTAAACGTCGGGGCGCTTTAATCAGGCTACGAATAGCGGCCTGCACTTGGTCAATGGCATGATTCACCTGCTCTTCCGTCAGGTCATCCCGCTGGCTCAAGAGTTTGACCAAGGTCTCCCGATCCATATGAGACAACCGCTCCTGAATGGCCGCGCCGCCCGCCTTCGGATTATTCAGCAAGGTGGATAGGTCGTGCTGAATCCCTTCGGGGTTGAGTTCATCCAGATTGGTGTTGCGGAGATAATCAGCCAGGGCTTGAGTGGTCTCGTCGTACTGCGCTTTGGCTTTGCCTGCCAGCTTTTGCGGAGCCTGCAAGATGCTGTCTCGTACCGATTCCACCTGATCAAGCACCTCGTTGACCCGGTCTTCGCTAAGGTCTTCACGCTCACTCAGGAGCTGCACGAGGGTTTCGCGATCGAACTGTGAGAGGCGCACCCGCAGAGCACTCAGGCCGGCTTCTGGATCGTCAAACAGCATTTTTAGATCCCGCTGGATGCCTTCGGGGTTGAGTTCGTCTTGGTGGGTATGGCGCAGATAATCGGCTACCTTCTGGCGCAGTTCTTGGGTTTTCGTTTGAGCCTGATGTTGCAAGGATTGCGCGTCAGACAGAACGCGATCGCGGGCACCCTCTAGCTGATTGACCAGTTCATTAGCCTCTTCGTCGCCCATGTCCGAGCGCTGGCTCAGCATGTGCGCTAGAGTGCCGCGATCAAACTGCTGGAGGCGATCGCCTAAGTCATCTGCCCCCGCGTCGGAATCGGTGAGCAAGGCTTGAAAATCGTGGGCGATCGCTTCAGAGGTGAGATCCGCCTTATCCGTAGAGTGCAGATACGTTTCGACCTTAACCCGGATAGCCTCAGATTTTTCCTGAGTTTCTGCCCCATGAACCGTGGCAAACACCTCGGCACGAATGGCTTCTAAGTGGTTCGCCAAATCCTGGGTTTTTTCTGGCGTAAAGTCTTCTCGCAGGTTGAGTACCTGGACAAAATAGTCGCGATCGATGAGCGCCAACTCTTGGCGAATGATGCTGGGATCCGCAGCGGCATCATAAATCACGTCGCGAAATTCCTGTTTCACAGTTTCCCGGTTTAGTTTCCAAGGAGACGAAAACAGCAGGTAGTTTTCCAGGTCTGCCTGAATGACACTAAACGGTTTGGGCTGTGCAGACTTGCCGTTGGCGCGACCGTTAGCGCGACCGCTGGCGCGACCGTTGGCATGATCGTTGGCATGGCTGTTATCAGAGCCATTAGACTGCAATAAATTGCTGCCAAAGGTTCGCAGTTGGCTACCAATCTTTTCGACATCGATATCAGAGATATCAACATTTTGCAGCACCCGGCTCAACAGCGCTGTCGTGCCAAACTGCAGGGCTTGACTGGTCAGGCTACCGCTGGGCTGGCGCTGGGCTGACGTGGTTTTGATCAGGTCATTTAACTGCTGGCTTAGCTCACCCGATTGCAGATCTTCTGGCGCTGCTGACTTCAACTGCGCCAGCAATGCCTGCGGGTCAGGCTGATTGTTGGAACCGACCACCTTTTTCCAGGCAGCTTCTAGCTGATCGGTGATGCTGTTGATATCGCGCTTCGAGAGATCGGTGCGGCTGCTCACTAGCTTCACGAAGGTGTCGCGGTTGACGTTCTTGAGCAGATCACTGCTAGCGATCGCCTCTAAGTCAGCATCCTTCAATAGCTTTTCAAACTGTCCCCCCAGTTGATCCAGATTCAAGTTCGGCAACTGGACGTTGTCTAAGGAACGTTGCAGCGTTGTCCGAATCGTATCAGGATCAAAGCCTGCGGTTAACTCCCGCCGCACCGCCGCCGTAATGTCTTCAGCGGTAGACACCATTTGGCTCTTCGCCATGTTGGCTCCCAGCATCGCCGTGCCTGCGCCGAGTAAGCTTTGTGCGCCAGCCGTCGCGGTGCTGATCACCGAGCCGAGCAGGGAACCCAAGGCTGTGGAGCTAAGCCAAGTCAGGGCTGTAAAAAAAACTGCCCAGATAATGATCCCGGTAATCGCCCCCAGCCCAGGACTGCTCAATAAACTGAGTTTGACGGCTAGAAAACAAGCGGCAAATAGGGCAATACTGATGCTCACCAGTAGACCCAATCCGACTTTGGTTTCAATGCCGTGAACGGTGTCACCTAGGCTTTCAGAATCGCTATTGCTACTATTGCTTGATGGACTGTCTGGGGTGGCAATGACCGCGATCGCTAGGTTGGTAAAGAGTAGTTGAAAGGCAAAGGCCATTACTACCCCTGCCACTAAAGCCAGAAAGAAATTCGGGCCTGAAAATAAAACGACAGGCTCACCTGGAGATAATTGTCCGAGCATCTGGCTGGGTGCTAATGCGGCGGCCCAGCTACTAGAGTTGCCAAAATCAAAGGCTAACGTTACTACCATCATGAAGGTTACACCCATTGCAATAAAGAATTTTCGTGTTCTTCGACTTAAAATCATCGTTGTTAACTCCCAAAATAAAGTTCACGACTCAATCGTTCTGAGACAAAAGCGTTAACTGATGGTTTGCTGTTCTAAATCTTTGACGGATGGCCCGTGAAGCACCTTGCCATCGCAGCTAAATCGAGAGCCGTGACAGGCACAATCCCAGCTCGTCTCGGCGTTATTCCAACTGACAATACAAGCTAAGTGAGGGCACACGGCAGAAACTGCATGAACGGTGCCCTCTTCATCTCGGTAGGCGGCAATTTTGTCACCATCAATTGTGAGCAGTTTGCCTTCGCCCTTAGACACCTCAGTTAAAGAAGACGATTGAAGATTTTTGAAGCGATCGCCCACCCAACGAGCGGCAACATCCATCCCATTCTTAATCAGGTCTGGCTTTAAAAATGGTGTGGCGCGAGTGGCCTCGTATAGCTCGGCATAGGGATTTTCCTTACCTAAAATTAGATCCGAAAGTAGCATTCCTGACATCACGCCCTTCGACATTCCCCAGAGACTAAATCCGGTAGCACCATAGATATGCTTGCTCAGGGGCGTCAGTTGACCTACGTAGGGCAGTTGATCAAACGACACCATATCCTGATTTGACCAGCGGTAATCCAAGGTATCAATGCCGAAGCGATCGCGGACGTAGGTTTCCAGCTTTTGGTAGCAGGCTTCTGTATCCGTAACCGTCCCAACTTTATGCCCTTCACCGCCCACGAGCAGCAGCAGTCCGTCCTCATGGGGCGTTGTGCGAATGGAGTGAGACCCTTTTCCACTGCCGATAAACATCCCCTCCGGTGCTTTCGCGGGATCAATTTTGGCTCCCACAATGTAAGACCGTTTGGGATGGGTTTTGGCGAAGAAAAGACCTTGGTCTAAAATCGGCAGATTGGTCGCCACAATCACATCACGGGCGTTAATCACGCCATGCTCGGTGATCACCTGACAGAGATCATCTTCTTCAACCTTGAGAACCCGCGTACGCTCCAGTAAATGACTGCCATCACCTGGAAGGGTTTGCGCGAGATGGAGTAGATATTTGCGGACGTGGAACTGAGCCTGGTTGTCAAATTTGACGGCACCGGCGATCGCAAAAGGGAGCGATGTTTCTTGCACAAAGGAGGCCGGTAGCCCTAGTTTGAGAGCGGCTTCCACTTCATCTTTAATTTTATCAAGCTCACTGTCTGGCTCGGCAAAGGTATAGGCGCTTTGACGGCTAAAATCACAATCAATGTGTTCTGCTTCGACCAATGCCGCCACATATTCAATTGCCGCTTGATTAGATTCTCCATAGAGGCGGGCTTTTGGCTCGCCAATTTGCTCGATCAAATCGGCGTATATCAATTGATGTAGTGACGTGACCTTGGCCGTCGTATGTCCGCTGACCCCTGCAGCGACATGACCAGACTCAATAACCGCAACGGTTTTTCCCGCTTTCTTAAGCTGGGTAGCCGCCGTTAATCCCACGATTCCAGCGCCGATGATAGCCACATCCACTGAAAGGCGGTTGCTAAAAGCCGGATAGGCTGTTGTGGGCGTTGAGTCGATCCAAAAGGAGACTTGTTTTCCCGATGATGTTGTGATCATATGCATTACCCAGTTCTAATTCCGTAGTGCGATCGCCCTAATCTACCGTAGAGCGACACAGACTGTGTTTTAACAAGAGTGTGTAGGAAAGCCAACCTAAAATTTAGCCAAATAGCAAGATATACACAAAGCCAAACAACGCAAAAACCAGTAGTAGATGAATTAGACTGCCACCAACGTTAATGGCAAAACCTAGTGCCAAAAGCACGAACAGGACAACGACAATAGCCCAGATTAACTTCAACATTTCTATTGCTCTGTACAGCCGCAAAATGCCTCAAACGGATATGCCGCTGAGCGATCGCAATTCATTTATGCTGATGAAGCAACATTCTCCCAGAATATTTTCCTGAATAAATCACACTTTAGGAATAAATGACACGTTAGTTAGTACTCAAATAGTAGTGGATCGGCTATTCAACGATTTTGTACTGCATCCTTGAGTTTCTCAATCTGATGGCGAAGTTTTGCCTCTGCCTGTTTAGCTTTGCCCTTGGCTTGGGTTTTAGGGTTGTCAGTCAGAGCACCTGCTGCTTCCTGAATCTTGCCTTCAATATTCTTGGCTGTGGCCTTAGCTTTGTCTTGTAAACCCATGATCATCACCTTAAATCGAGCATGTTGAACTTGAGCAACTCTAATCGAGGCTGGGTTTAAGCATTTTGCTCATGAATTTATGGTGATCGACAAGCTTTTGATTTAATGATTGATTTGATGAAGCGCTGAATGAATTGCTTGAATATGATATAAAACGTAAGAAAAGAAATACTTTGCTGGGCAGGGCAGGATAGATGAGATCGTTTCCACTCCTGAACTCATGGACAAGTGCAGCTCTCAAGGGTGATTGGATCAATGAGGAAGCGAGCAAATCTTGATATAGTTGATACATCTTGGCCCTCTATGCCGCCAGCGAAAACCAAGCTAATCGGTACAGGTTGCAAGAAAAAGCATGGGTCTTAGGAACCAAGATTCCTGCCCTTGGAGGCAATGCAAGACTCAAGGAGTACTAGGTATGTCTCTCCCGCAACCCGCCGCCGATGACGCTGTACCAGCCTCTGCCCAGACAGAGGAGATGTTTCCTGTGGTGGCGATCGGGGCGTCGGCAGGGGGGCTGGAGGCGTTTACCCAACTGCTGGGTCATCTGTCTGCGACTACGGGCATGGCCTTTGTGCTGGTGCAGCATCTAGACCCCAATCAGCCTAGTCTGCTGAGTGAGATCATGGGCCGCACCACCGAGATGCCGGTGCTAGAGGTGACTGATGGGATGGCGATCGCCCCCAACCAGGTCTACGTCATTCCCCCCAATGCGGCGATGACCATTGTGGCGGGCGAGCTGCGGCTGCAACCCCGACCGCGATCGCGTACGGGCAGCCATGCGATCGACAACTTCTTCATTGCCCTGGCCCAGGAGCGGGGCAACCGGGCCATCGGCGTGGTGCTCTCAGGGGCTAATGCCGACGGTACCTTGGGTCTGGAAGCGATCAAGGCGGCAGGGGGGATCACCTTCTCCCAGTCGGAGGCGTCGGCCAAATTTAGCAGTATGCCCCACATGGCGATCGCCACTGGCCAGGTGGACTTCATTCAAACGCCGGAGGAAATTGCCCAGACCCTGGCCCACCTCAGCGAGCACCCCTACGTCGCTAGCCCCAGCCTGGTAGAACCAGCGCCTCAGGAGGGAGACAACGCCGTAGCCGCCATTCTCACGTTGCTGAAGCGGGCCACTAAAATTGACTTTACCCAGTACAAACCCACCACCGTCAAGCGGCGCATCTTTCGCCGCATGGCTCTGCATCACCTAGAAAGCCTAGAGAGCTACGGCCAGTACCTTCAAGCCAATCCCGACGAGGTGAAGGCCTTGCACCAGGAAATGTTGATTGGCGTGACCAGCTTCTTTCGTGATGATGAGGTGTTTACGGCTCTAGAGCAGATGGTGTTTCCAACCCTTCTGAGGGAACGCAACCCCGACCAACCCCTGCGGATTTGGGTGGCGGGCTGCTCCACTGGTGAAGAGGC is part of the Leptolyngbya sp. CCY15150 genome and encodes:
- a CDS encoding MFS transporter encodes the protein MVVTLAFDFGNSSSWAAALAPSQMLGQLSPGEPVVLFSGPNFFLALVAGVVMAFAFQLLFTNLAIAVIATPDSPSSNSSNSDSESLGDTVHGIETKVGLGLLVSISIALFAACFLAVKLSLLSSPGLGAITGIIIWAVFFTALTWLSSTALGSLLGSVISTATAGAQSLLGAGTAMLGANMAKSQMVSTAEDITAAVRRELTAGFDPDTIRTTLQRSLDNVQLPNLNLDQLGGQFEKLLKDADLEAIASSDLLKNVNRDTFVKLVSSRTDLSKRDINSITDQLEAAWKKVVGSNNQPDPQALLAQLKSAAPEDLQSGELSQQLNDLIKTTSAQRQPSGSLTSQALQFGTTALLSRVLQNVDISDIDVEKIGSQLRTFGSNLLQSNGSDNSHANDHANGRASGRANGRANGKSAQPKPFSVIQADLENYLLFSSPWKLNRETVKQEFRDVIYDAAADPSIIRQELALIDRDYFVQVLNLREDFTPEKTQDLANHLEAIRAEVFATVHGAETQEKSEAIRVKVETYLHSTDKADLTSEAIAHDFQALLTDSDAGADDLGDRLQQFDRGTLAHMLSQRSDMGDEEANELVNQLEGARDRVLSDAQSLQHQAQTKTQELRQKVADYLRHTHQDELNPEGIQRDLKMLFDDPEAGLSALRVRLSQFDRETLVQLLSEREDLSEDRVNEVLDQVESVRDSILQAPQKLAGKAKAQYDETTQALADYLRNTNLDELNPEGIQHDLSTLLNNPKAGGAAIQERLSHMDRETLVKLLSQRDDLTEEQVNHAIDQVQAAIRSLIKAPRRLANRVQQQAVDFEANLESYLRHTEKEELNPEGIKRDLQLLLQDPRAGLSSLGDRVSHFDRSTFVALLAQRDDMTEDEANRIADQVEANFRAVVEQLQKVQRAVQSTIDKGFDNVRSYLNGLERPELNYEGIKRDFSQLFDDPQMGLDALRDRLTQFDRETLVAVMSSRDDISEADANSIIDQVEAARDNVLHQVERVQQETQRRLQSIKDEAQRQVRETRKMAAQAAWWVFSSALFSLGASALAGFVAATRFVVP
- a CDS encoding FAD-dependent oxidoreductase, encoding MTTSSGKQVSFWIDSTPTTAYPAFSNRLSVDVAIIGAGIVGLTAATQLKKAGKTVAVIESGHVAAGVSGHTTAKVTSLHQLIYADLIEQIGEPKARLYGESNQAAIEYVAALVEAEHIDCDFSRQSAYTFAEPDSELDKIKDEVEAALKLGLPASFVQETSLPFAIAGAVKFDNQAQFHVRKYLLHLAQTLPGDGSHLLERTRVLKVEEDDLCQVITEHGVINARDVIVATNLPILDQGLFFAKTHPKRSYIVGAKIDPAKAPEGMFIGSGKGSHSIRTTPHEDGLLLLVGGEGHKVGTVTDTEACYQKLETYVRDRFGIDTLDYRWSNQDMVSFDQLPYVGQLTPLSKHIYGATGFSLWGMSKGVMSGMLLSDLILGKENPYAELYEATRATPFLKPDLIKNGMDVAARWVGDRFKNLQSSSLTEVSKGEGKLLTIDGDKIAAYRDEEGTVHAVSAVCPHLACIVSWNNAETSWDCACHGSRFSCDGKVLHGPSVKDLEQQTIS
- a CDS encoding DUF5670 family protein; protein product: MLKLIWAIVVVLFVLLALGFAINVGGSLIHLLLVFALFGFVYILLFG
- a CDS encoding CsbD family protein; amino-acid sequence: MGLQDKAKATAKNIEGKIQEAAGALTDNPKTQAKGKAKQAEAKLRHQIEKLKDAVQNR